GGGCGGTCATCACCGCCGGGACACGGGTGTAGAGCGTGCTGAACAGGTCGGCATAAACCCGCAGGTCTTCCGCCAGAAGCTGCTTTTCCGAACGGTTGACGGTGGGCAGGGCGTGGTGGGAATCCACGGCTGTGTCGCCCAGACCCGGAAAGTGTTTGCCGCACCCCAGAATGCCGTGGTTCTGCAAACCTTCGAGGTAGGTCCCGGCAAAGCGGATGACCGTCATGGCCTGCCCACCCCAGCAACGTTCTTCCAGCCCGTTGGGCTGATCGTTGGCGGCCTCGATGTCGAGCACCGGGGCAAAGTTCATGTTGAAGCCCAGCAGCCGGAGCAAATCCGCCGTCACCACCCCCAGTTCAAAGGCCAGCTTGGCATCGTCCGCAAGTGAAATTTGCTTTGCCGAGGGCATCGGCCCGGCCAGGTGGCGGAGGCGGTCCACACGCCCGCCTTCCTGGTCAATCGAGATGAGTGGCATCACCCGACTGAAGCGGCGGATGTCGGCTGTCAGTTCGGCCGTTTGCTGCGGGGACTCCAGATTACGGGCGAAGAGAATGACGCCACCCGGCTGGATGGACTTGACAAGCTGCTGTGCTTCGGCATCCAGGGTTGGACCGGGCAAGCCGATGAACAACAACTGCCCGACTTTTTGTTCCAGCGAAAACATGCGTGTTGGAGTGGTCATGTGCCGGCCGCCAACCGGCGCAACGACACGGTAAAGGGAGGGTAGGCAACCCCACGCTCCGTAATAATCCCGGTGATGAGATCGTGTGGCGTCACGTCAAAGGCCGGGTTGGCAACGGCCACACCAGCGGGCGCCACCGGTACGGACGCAATATGCGTGACTTCCTGTGCGGCGCGGTCTTCAATCGGAATGCCATCGCCGGTTTCAAGGGTCAGGTCCAAGGTGGAAACCGGCGCGGCCACATAGAATGGAATGCGATGGCGCTGGGCCAGCACGGCGACCATGTAGGTGCCAATCTTGTTGGCGGTGTCACCGTTGGCGGCAATCCGGTCAGCGCCGACAACAACACAGTCAATGCGCCCCAGCTTCATGAAGTGACCGGCCATGTTGTCGCAGATCAACGTCACCGGTATGCCGTCCTGCATCAGTTCCCACGTCGTCAGGCGTGCGCCCTGCAAAAAAGGACGGGTTTCGTCAGCGTAAACGGTAATCCGCTTTCCCTGCTCGACGGCCGTGCGAATCACTCCCAGCGCCGTCCCATAGCCAGCCGTTGCCAGTGCGCCGGCGTTACAGTGGGTCAGTACGGTTGCGCCATCGGGAATGAGTTCCGCGCCGTGGCGACCAATCTGGCGGCAGGTGGCAATGTCTTCCGCATGGATGGCCTGGGCTTCCGCCAGCAGGGCTTCCGCAATCTGTGCTTCAGGCGTCTTTTCGGCGCGCAGATGTTCAAACCTGCGACGCATGCGCTCGATGGCCCAGAACAGGTTGACGGCGGTCGGGCGGGTGGCGGCCAGCGTCTGGCAAATCCGCTCGAAAGCCGCCGGGAGGTCTTCCCCGGCGGCCACACTTGCCCGAACGCCCAAGGCAATGCCCAACGCCGCTGCCACGCCAATGGCCGGGGCCCCACGGATCACCATCGTCCGAATGGCCTCAGCAACCTCCTCATAGGTTGCGTACGTATGATATGTCTCCCTGCCGGGCAAAACGCGCTGATCAATGACACGCACGCCAGCCGGCGTCCACTCCACAGTGCGCATACAGTGTTCGGTACTTTTCACACCCTTACCGTCGCGGGCCAGTCTCTGGTAATCGGCGGGCCATACTAAGCAAGTCCCGGGAGCTTGGCAAACCCGTCACGGCGCATGGCTTGCCGCCTCGCCGGAAGTGGCTTTACGGCGCAGCAGCGCAATGCCAAAGGCCTCGCCAATCGGCGGCGCTCCATAGACCTGCACCACCTCATAGTGCTTGTCAACCCAGGCCAGGATGGTGCGTCCAAAGCGTGGGTCCTGTCCAAAGGGGGCCAGTCCGTATTCGTAAAAGTTACGCTGCACCAGGGCAATGTAATCGGGCGGATGAGCCGTCAGTGTTTCCACCACCCGTTCCTCCCCACCATAGACCGCCATCAGAACGGGATCGAAAACGGTGTACGGCGTCGGGTTTTCACGCCGTAGCAGGTAGTTGAGAACAATGCCGTCCGGGATGACGACCAGCGTTGCCCCCGGTGGCATGGTCTGCGCCATGTTCTCCAGCGCCGCAGCCGTGATGCCCCCGGTCTCGCTCAGCGGCGGTCCGAAGGTCTGCATGCGGTCGGCGCCAGCGCCGAGCGGTATGGTCTTTGCCGAGTGGAAGTAGCTACGGCTTTCCTGCGCTGCCAGAAAAAAGGCCACCAACACCCCGGCGCTTCCCCAGCGGACGAGCGCACCCGTGCCCCACGCCTTCGCCCGGATGAACTCCGGCCAGAGGCTGATGGCGCTCACCGCCAGCAGCACCGTGGCCGGCAACGCCAGCGTGAAACCATACTGGCCGGCGTGGGCTGCCAGTCCGAGTTTCCCCAGCAGCAGCAGCCCGAACACGCACCAGACCGTAAGGGGAATCCACCGCTGTGCAAGCTGCGTCTGATCAGAACAGTGCATGGTCGTCCAGGCCACACCGGCGAGGATCAGTCCGGTCAGCAGTGGGAGTGGGCGCAAAAAGAAAGCCCATGGCATGCACGTGTGGGCAATGAGCCAGGTGACCAAAAAGGCGGCCCCGGACCAAACCACCCATCCGCGTGTCACCCTGCGCAGCGCCACTTCCAGACCGGTAAATACGCCCAGGACGCCGATAAACGCCCCGCAACCGCCCCCCATACGGAGGAGGTTTTCCCTCCAGCGCCCCAGTCCCATGACGCGCTGGTAAAACACCTGTCCGACGGCATCCGTCCGGGCCACATTCAGCCAGTTCCCAAGCAAGCCCGTCAGGGCCACCCCCAACGGCATCTGGGTAGCAAGGTACAGGCCAAATCCAACCGGCACGACCGCGACACCGCCGACAAACCAGCCTATATCCTGTCGCCATCGTTCCCGTCGGGGCGGCAGGTAGTTGAAGCCGAGCCAGTAGCCACCAG
This window of the Chloracidobacterium sp. N genome carries:
- the nagZ gene encoding beta-N-acetylhexosaminidase, producing the protein MTTPTRMFSLEQKVGQLLFIGLPGPTLDAEAQQLVKSIQPGGVILFARNLESPQQTAELTADIRRFSRVMPLISIDQEGGRVDRLRHLAGPMPSAKQISLADDAKLAFELGVVTADLLRLLGFNMNFAPVLDIEAANDQPNGLEERCWGGQAMTVIRFAGTYLEGLQNHGILGCGKHFPGLGDTAVDSHHALPTVNRSEKQLLAEDLRVYADLFSTLYTRVPAVMTAHASYPAFDGHSGIPASLSRNVVTDLLRKRMEFSGIAICDDLEMGAIQKTVEFSEAVVRAVEAGNDMLLVCSRPDLMQEAQTTLVRAVETGRIPRSRLEVSIDRIAKVKAMVMAPYAYSAEAFRRATERLAVLHRAVMGSAAPQESLS
- the mtnA gene encoding S-methyl-5-thioribose-1-phosphate isomerase, translating into MRTVEWTPAGVRVIDQRVLPGRETYHTYATYEEVAEAIRTMVIRGAPAIGVAAALGIALGVRASVAAGEDLPAAFERICQTLAATRPTAVNLFWAIERMRRRFEHLRAEKTPEAQIAEALLAEAQAIHAEDIATCRQIGRHGAELIPDGATVLTHCNAGALATAGYGTALGVIRTAVEQGKRITVYADETRPFLQGARLTTWELMQDGIPVTLICDNMAGHFMKLGRIDCVVVGADRIAANGDTANKIGTYMVAVLAQRHRIPFYVAAPVSTLDLTLETGDGIPIEDRAAQEVTHIASVPVAPAGVAVANPAFDVTPHDLITGIITERGVAYPPFTVSLRRLAAGT
- a CDS encoding glycosyltransferase family 39 protein; protein product: MTTNATPSDGATRWFYPLLLALVFAVLVWGSWRRWGNPFVDFGIELYVAWQLSEGKHLYRDIVWLGGPLSQYTNALWFRLFGVSYLTLSLVNIAFVAGLTVLLYRFFTRTIERAAGFTAGLVLLVVFAFQAYETDGSWDYVAPYRHEAVHGLGLAILGLAIFATYLRQGGKWRSFGVGLCFGAVCLTKIEPSVALAGALAGGYWLGFNYLPPRRERWRQDIGWFVGGVAVVPVGFGLYLATQMPLGVALTGLLGNWLNVARTDAVGQVFYQRVMGLGRWRENLLRMGGGCGAFIGVLGVFTGLEVALRRVTRGWVVWSGAAFLVTWLIAHTCMPWAFFLRPLPLLTGLILAGVAWTTMHCSDQTQLAQRWIPLTVWCVFGLLLLGKLGLAAHAGQYGFTLALPATVLLAVSAISLWPEFIRAKAWGTGALVRWGSAGVLVAFFLAAQESRSYFHSAKTIPLGAGADRMQTFGPPLSETGGITAAALENMAQTMPPGATLVVIPDGIVLNYLLRRENPTPYTVFDPVLMAVYGGEERVVETLTAHPPDYIALVQRNFYEYGLAPFGQDPRFGRTILAWVDKHYEVVQVYGAPPIGEAFGIALLRRKATSGEAASHAP